TAATGTTGAAATCGCTGCACTCACTGCTCCTCGTCCTTTAATGTTAATTTCAGATGGAATGGATTGGACAAGAAATACACCACGGATTGAATATCCTTATATTCAAAAAGTTTACTCGCTTTACAATGCTGAACATAAAGTAGAAAATGTACATTTCCCAGCTGAGAGACATGATTACGGTTATTCTAAAAGAACAGCTGCTTACATTTTTTTAGCTTACCATCTTAAATTGAATGAAAGGGCTGTTGATTTTGATAAAACAATTGATGAAAGTTTTGTTAAAATACTTCCCAGAAAAAGTTTGCAGGTTTTTAATGATGAAAATCAAAGACCTTCTAATGCACTTATTGGCGAAGAAACTATTAAAGAATTTTTGAAATTTGAATAATTATTTTTCAAAAAAACAATTCAAATAATTGTTATGAAAACAAAAATTAATTGGGGTATTCTTGGAACAGCGACAATTGCCATTGATCAAATTATTCCTTCAATTCAAAAAAGTTACAACTCACAATTAGTAGCTATTGCTTCAAGAAATTTTGAAAAAGCAAAAATCGTATCTGAAAAATTTAGTATCCCTAAATACTATGGAAAATATGAAGAATTATTAAGAGATCCCGAAATAGATGCAGTTTATATTCCTTTGCCAAATCATTTGCATGTTGAGTTCGCAATAAAATCTCTTGAAAATGGTAAAAATGTATTAGTCGAAAAACCAATTGGGATGAATAAAAATGAAATAATTAAATTGATTGAAACTTCAAATAAATATCCAAATTTAAAAATTATGGAAGCATTTATGTATAAGTTTCATCCGCAATGGAAAAAATCAAAAGAATTAATAACAAATGGTAAAATTGGAGAACTTAATTATATTCAATCTTCATTTACTTTTTATGATGATAATCCAAACAGCATAGTCAATAAAAAGGAATATGGCGGCGGGAGCCTAATGGATATTGGTTGTTATTCAATCTCACTTAGTAATTATCTTTTTGAAAAAAATCCGAAAACAATATTTGCAGTAAATGAAATTCATCCAAATTGTAAAATTGATATTACAACAAGTGTAATATTGGAGTATCTAAATGGATGCTCTTCTTTTTTTTGTTCAACTCAAATGGAAGAAAATCAAAATGTAAAAATATTCGGAACAAAAGGAATTATAGAATTACCAAAACCTTTTAATCCTTCTAATGATAAAAAATCATTTATTTTATTAACCAAGAATAATGTTATTCAGAAAATTGAATTTGAAATTTGCAATCAATATGAAAAACAAATCAGTGAATTTTCTGAATCAATTATAACCAATAAAAATTTACCAACAACACTTAATGAATCTTTATCAAATATAAATATAATTGAAAAGATTTTTGAAAGTGCAGAAAAAGGTGAGAAAATTTTCATGCAATATTAATAGGATTTTATGAAACACAAAATCTACTTTTTATTTATAATATTTTACCCATATTTTAATTTATCTGCACAAATTAAAGATACTTTGTTCAGGCAAGAATATCATGAAACGTATCCGTTTGAAAATGAAAAATCAGAAAAGGTAAATACAATAATTGTTGATTTAAAAGATAATATTTGGGCTGGCACAGATGATGGTTTATTCACTTTAAATAAATCAAATAAAAAATGGATACAAAAATTATCTGATGATAACAAGGGTCCAATATTCGATTTATATTCAGATAAAGACGGAATGATTTGGATTGCATCTTGGAATGGATTATCCTATGGAGACGAAAATCAAATATATAAAATAGATGAAATAAATTTTCCAACTTCAGCTGTAAATAAAATTCATAATGAAATTGTAGCAATTACTCCGGAAAAAATATGGTATAAAAAAGAATCTGCGTGGGAAAGTGAAGAATTAAATACATCTAAACTTGTTAGAAGTATTATACAAGACAATGATGATGGATTTTATTTAGGTACTGGTAAAGGATTATTTCATAAATCAATAAATGAATCAAAACTTTTTAGAAATGAAAATGAATTAGTAAGTGATAATATTTTTAGTTTAGATTATGATTCGCAAAATAATTTATGGATTGGTGGACTTGGCGGAATTACTGTTTATAAGAATAATGAAAGAATTAAAAGCTATATTCCGAAAGATGGAATTCCAAGTGGCTGGATAAGATGTGTGAAAAAAGCTCCGGATGGAAAAATGTGGATTGGAACAGATTTTGGAATTTCAAGATTTGATGGAAAATCATGGTCGGTAAGAAATAGCAAAAGATGGCTCATTGATGATAATGTGAAAGATATTGCATTCGATCAAAATGGAAATGCTTGGATAGCTACATCAAACGGAGTTAGTGCAATAAAAACTAAAATGATTACTCTCGAAGAAAAAGAAAATTACTACAAAAACATAACAGAAAAGCGACACATAAGAGAACCTTATTTGGTTGAAAAATGCAAACTAAAAACTCCCGGCGATACTACAAACTGGGCACCAAAAGATGACGATAATGACGGACAATATACTAGCATGTATTTGGTGATGGAATCTTTAAGGTATGCAGTAACAAAAAACCCAGATGCAAAATTGAATGCTCAAAAAGCTTTTAATTCTTTGAAATTTTTACAAACAATCACGGAAACAAATGGTTTTTTTGCAAGAACAGTTATTCCTTCTGATTGGAGCGATATGGCAGATCCTAATGAAATTATTGAAGATAGAGAATGGGCGAAGAGACTAATTGAAGATTCAAGACAAAACCGACTTGAACAGCATTGGGTATTATCAGCAGATAAAAAATGGTTATGGAAAAGGGGAACAAGCAGTGATGAAGTTACAGGACATATGTATGGATATTTATTCTATTATGATTTAGTTGCTGATGAAAATGAAAAAAAAATTGTAAGTGAGCATATTATTAAAATTGTAAATTATATAATTAATTGCGGTTATGTTTTTAATGATATAGATGGAAAACATACTGAGTGGGGGGTTTGGGCTCCAGAATATTTAAACGAAAAATTGGATTGGGCGACTGAACGAGGAATAAATTCTCTAGAAATATTATCTTTTCTAAAACTTGCATATCACGTTTCCAGTGATGAATATTATCAGAAAGAATTTTATAAACTTTGGGATGAACATGATTATAAGAATAATATATTAAATGCCAAAACCACATTGCCATCTTGGCGGACATACATTGATGATGAATTACTCGCTTTAACA
The nucleotide sequence above comes from Ignavibacteriota bacterium. Encoded proteins:
- a CDS encoding Gfo/Idh/MocA family oxidoreductase; this translates as MKTKINWGILGTATIAIDQIIPSIQKSYNSQLVAIASRNFEKAKIVSEKFSIPKYYGKYEELLRDPEIDAVYIPLPNHLHVEFAIKSLENGKNVLVEKPIGMNKNEIIKLIETSNKYPNLKIMEAFMYKFHPQWKKSKELITNGKIGELNYIQSSFTFYDDNPNSIVNKKEYGGGSLMDIGCYSISLSNYLFEKNPKTIFAVNEIHPNCKIDITTSVILEYLNGCSSFFCSTQMEENQNVKIFGTKGIIELPKPFNPSNDKKSFILLTKNNVIQKIEFEICNQYEKQISEFSESIITNKNLPTTLNESLSNINIIEKIFESAEKGEKIFMQY
- a CDS encoding regulator, with the protein product MKHKIYFLFIIFYPYFNLSAQIKDTLFRQEYHETYPFENEKSEKVNTIIVDLKDNIWAGTDDGLFTLNKSNKKWIQKLSDDNKGPIFDLYSDKDGMIWIASWNGLSYGDENQIYKIDEINFPTSAVNKIHNEIVAITPEKIWYKKESAWESEELNTSKLVRSIIQDNDDGFYLGTGKGLFHKSINESKLFRNENELVSDNIFSLDYDSQNNLWIGGLGGITVYKNNERIKSYIPKDGIPSGWIRCVKKAPDGKMWIGTDFGISRFDGKSWSVRNSKRWLIDDNVKDIAFDQNGNAWIATSNGVSAIKTKMITLEEKENYYKNITEKRHIREPYLVEKCKLKTPGDTTNWAPKDDDNDGQYTSMYLVMESLRYAVTKNPDAKLNAQKAFNSLKFLQTITETNGFFARTVIPSDWSDMADPNEIIEDREWAKRLIEDSRQNRLEQHWVLSADKKWLWKRGTSSDEVTGHMYGYLFYYDLVADENEKKIVSEHIIKIVNYIINCGYVFNDIDGKHTEWGVWAPEYLNEKLDWATERGINSLEILSFLKLAYHVSSDEYYQKEFYKLWDEHDYKNNILNAKTTLPSWRTYIDDELLALTFPALFLYETDSQILDYLKKSLNNWYQAFINDDNPYFYFTYNFLTNNKLNLDKSIFLLQDNPLDLVRWKIDNSKREDIFLTRTPILEDIQTHKLIPPSERGIMRWDNNPWRAVQGDGGMTESDGVYWRLAYWLGRYIKLII